The Panacibacter microcysteis genome includes a window with the following:
- a CDS encoding catalase has product MKKANNKTPGGETHQTTDEQHPVLTTNQGIHVSDNQNSLKAGQRGPVLLEDFMLREKIFHFDHERIPERIVHARGSAAHGYFELYESLSDITKADLFQRAGEKIPVFTRFSTVAGGAGSVDTPRDVRGFAVKFYTKEGNWDLVGNNIPVFFIQDAIKFPDLIHAVKMEADKGYPQAASAHDTFWDFISLMPESTHMIMWAMSDRTIPRSLRTIEGFGIHTFRLVNENGKSTFVKFHWKPRLGLQSTVWDEALKLQAADNDYHRRDLFESIEMGDYPEWELGMQLFDQQTADALPYDVLDSTKLIPEEVIPVKIVGRMVLDRNPDNFFAETEQVAYCPANIVPGIDFTNDPLLQGRLFSYLDTQKSRLGTANFHQLPINAPKCPYMNMQRDGMMQTNVFKGRANYEPNSLDMAGEESGPRECPVTGFTSFKGRPEMEEQGDRLRIRPESFADHYSQARLFFRSQTENEQAHIASALVFELSKVVLEHVQLRVIANLRNVSEDLAARVADGLGVELPAKSPSAAPVQDFDASPALSIQQNMKATLKGRCVGILIADGSDADMIGKLQEEIEKAGGTSKLVAPKVGGVMLSDNTKVKADGQLMGSPSQIFDAVAVILSADAATKMLKEAAAIQWVMDAFGHLKAIGYNSDAKPLLDKANVVEDEGIKEISRQFVKAASTRFFEREPSVRTLA; this is encoded by the coding sequence ATGAAAAAGGCTAACAACAAAACACCTGGTGGAGAAACACACCAAACCACGGATGAACAACACCCGGTATTAACGACCAACCAGGGTATTCATGTTTCCGATAACCAGAACAGCCTGAAAGCCGGGCAACGCGGTCCTGTATTGCTGGAAGACTTTATGCTGCGTGAAAAGATATTTCATTTCGACCATGAACGCATACCCGAAAGAATTGTACATGCAAGAGGTTCGGCAGCACATGGATATTTTGAACTATATGAATCATTATCTGACATCACAAAGGCAGATCTTTTTCAGCGTGCAGGCGAAAAAATTCCTGTATTTACCAGGTTTTCTACCGTTGCAGGTGGGGCAGGATCTGTGGATACACCAAGAGATGTGCGCGGCTTTGCGGTAAAATTTTACACAAAAGAAGGTAACTGGGACCTGGTGGGCAACAATATTCCGGTGTTCTTTATACAGGATGCCATTAAATTTCCAGACCTGATTCATGCAGTAAAAATGGAGGCAGACAAAGGCTATCCACAGGCTGCAAGTGCGCACGATACTTTCTGGGATTTTATTTCACTCATGCCCGAGTCTACACATATGATCATGTGGGCAATGAGTGACCGTACCATTCCACGATCGTTAAGAACCATAGAAGGTTTTGGTATACACACTTTCAGGCTGGTAAACGAAAATGGTAAATCTACTTTTGTAAAATTTCACTGGAAGCCCAGGCTCGGTTTACAATCTACGGTGTGGGATGAAGCACTGAAACTGCAGGCCGCAGATAATGATTACCACCGCCGCGATCTGTTTGAATCAATTGAAATGGGCGATTACCCTGAATGGGAACTCGGCATGCAATTGTTTGATCAGCAAACAGCAGATGCGCTGCCATACGATGTGCTGGATTCTACCAAGCTGATACCGGAAGAAGTAATACCTGTAAAGATTGTAGGGCGCATGGTGCTCGATCGCAACCCTGATAATTTCTTCGCAGAGACAGAGCAGGTTGCCTATTGCCCCGCCAACATTGTACCCGGTATCGATTTTACAAACGATCCGTTATTGCAGGGCAGGTTGTTCAGTTATCTTGACACCCAAAAATCAAGATTGGGTACAGCAAACTTTCACCAGTTGCCAATCAATGCGCCTAAGTGCCCATACATGAATATGCAACGGGATGGGATGATGCAGACAAATGTATTCAAAGGCCGCGCAAATTATGAACCCAATAGTCTCGATATGGCCGGTGAAGAAAGCGGGCCAAGAGAATGTCCTGTAACAGGCTTTACCAGTTTCAAAGGAAGGCCCGAAATGGAAGAGCAGGGAGATAGACTGAGGATACGCCCAGAGTCGTTTGCAGACCATTATAGCCAGGCAAGGTTATTCTTCCGGTCGCAGACAGAGAATGAGCAGGCGCACATAGCTTCAGCACTGGTGTTTGAGTTATCAAAAGTGGTACTTGAGCATGTGCAGTTGCGTGTAATTGCCAACCTGCGCAATGTATCTGAAGATCTTGCTGCACGTGTGGCAGATGGCCTTGGTGTTGAACTGCCGGCCAAATCTCCTTCAGCAGCGCCGGTACAGGATTTCGATGCTTCTCCTGCATTATCCATACAGCAAAATATGAAAGCTACGCTAAAAGGCAGGTGCGTGGGTATCTTAATAGCAGATGGAAGCGATGCTGATATGATTGGTAAGCTACAGGAAGAGATAGAAAAAGCCGGTGGCACCAGTAAGCTGGTTGCGCCAAAAGTAGGCGGGGTAATGCTTTCAGACAACACCAAAGTAAAAGCAGATGGCCAGTTAATGGGCAGTCCGTCACAGATTTTTGATGCAGTGGCCGTTATCTTATCTGCAGATGCTGCCACGAAAATGCTAAAAGAGGCCGCTGCCATACAATGGGTAATGGATGCTTTCGGTCACCTGAAAGCTATCGGTTACAACAGCGACGCCAAACCTTTGCTGGATAAAGCAAACGTAGTGGAAGATGAAGGTATAAAGGAGATCAGCAGGCAATTTGTGAAAGCAGCGTCCACACGCTTTTTTGAAAGAGAACCATCGGTTCGTACACTTGCTTAG
- a CDS encoding phage tail protein, whose translation MSHALNRYHFKVEWGGRSFGFTEVSGLDIEVEAVNYRNGSSPEDHVKKIPGLRKYANVTLKRGITKGDNDFFSWINTKRMGDIERRDVVIYLLDEDHNPVVVWRLSNAFPIHYYGPVLAAADSDIAIEALVLTHEGMTIEHT comes from the coding sequence ATGTCGCACGCTCTTAACCGCTACCATTTCAAAGTAGAATGGGGTGGCAGAAGTTTTGGATTTACGGAAGTATCTGGTCTTGATATAGAAGTCGAGGCTGTCAATTACAGGAATGGATCAAGCCCGGAAGATCATGTGAAAAAAATACCCGGCCTGCGTAAGTATGCAAACGTTACGCTTAAGCGTGGTATCACAAAAGGTGACAATGATTTTTTCTCGTGGATCAACACCAAAAGAATGGGTGACATTGAGCGGAGGGATGTTGTGATCTATCTGCTGGATGAAGACCACAACCCTGTAGTGGTATGGCGGCTTAGCAATGCTTTCCCTATACATTACTATGGGCCTGTATTAGCGGCTGCAGACAGCGATATTGCCATAGAAGCACTGGTGCTTACGCACGAAGGGATGACAATAGAGCATACCTGA
- a CDS encoding AAA domain-containing protein: MAATHPYIKRLLQCIALEEEEQVKQYSLDQQHTLKALKAAGLALHPITVTRKSFGYADYPEISFRLNYPTETNLFKDGAAIECFMQGEEPVKGVLLNLDGKTGEFRLFAPDFPDWIEDNGAGIKLSPDQRTTGIMKTVLNDLENNKRLFSLFEGIHSECVFEQQHVSVTTENVLFRNDQLNESQQQAVAAMMQNEGLLIVHGPPGTGKTTTLAEAIYQMVRAGEKVLVAAPSNTAVDNIAKVLIQQGLPILRVGNTSKVDEQIFAHTPEGRLNNSKQKNEIKQLKIRAEEFRKMALKYKRSFGKAEREQRNLSFKEVKNIRTEIKQLQAYNEQKLYAEASVVLGTPVGLYDAKIGHLKFSTLLIDEAGQCIEPLAWCIFPLAEKYVLAGDHLQLPPTVLSDEAAQLGLNKSILEAAIGATANVYLLNTQYRMRQAIAGFSGNYFYNGLLLTAPHLDNIAEHIYFIDTAGSGFNETSGTDGVSLQNEGELQVVLKLIDTENLAVHNTVLISPYAGQVALAKELLPAAMRISTIDSFQGQEKEIIILSLVRSNDDGAIGFLKDYRRMNVAITRAKEKLYVIGDSATIGGDAFYNSFLSYVEQHGTYRTVWEFEV, encoded by the coding sequence ATGGCGGCTACACATCCTTACATCAAACGTTTATTGCAATGTATAGCACTGGAAGAGGAGGAACAGGTAAAGCAGTACAGCCTGGATCAGCAACATACGCTGAAAGCGTTGAAGGCAGCGGGTTTGGCCTTGCACCCCATTACCGTAACCCGCAAAAGCTTTGGCTATGCAGATTATCCTGAAATATCTTTCCGGCTAAATTACCCCACAGAGACAAACCTCTTTAAAGATGGTGCGGCCATAGAATGTTTTATGCAGGGAGAGGAGCCGGTAAAAGGTGTGTTGTTAAACCTTGATGGTAAAACCGGTGAATTCAGGCTGTTTGCGCCAGACTTTCCTGACTGGATAGAGGACAATGGTGCAGGTATTAAGTTGTCTCCCGATCAGCGTACCACAGGCATTATGAAGACTGTGCTGAATGACCTGGAAAACAATAAACGTCTTTTTAGTTTGTTTGAGGGCATACACAGTGAATGCGTCTTTGAGCAGCAACACGTAAGCGTTACAACTGAAAATGTGCTATTCAGGAATGATCAGCTTAATGAAAGTCAGCAACAGGCTGTTGCGGCAATGATGCAGAACGAAGGCCTGTTGATTGTACATGGCCCACCCGGCACCGGTAAAACAACTACACTGGCAGAAGCAATCTACCAAATGGTAAGAGCCGGTGAGAAAGTATTGGTGGCGGCGCCGAGTAATACGGCTGTTGATAATATTGCGAAGGTTCTTATACAGCAGGGCTTGCCTATTTTACGGGTAGGGAACACTAGTAAAGTGGATGAGCAAATATTTGCGCATACACCGGAAGGAAGACTGAATAACAGCAAACAGAAGAACGAAATAAAGCAGCTGAAGATACGTGCAGAAGAGTTTAGAAAAATGGCACTTAAATACAAGCGCAGCTTTGGTAAGGCAGAAAGGGAGCAGCGCAATTTGTCGTTTAAAGAAGTGAAAAATATTCGTACAGAAATAAAGCAGCTACAGGCCTATAACGAACAAAAATTGTATGCTGAAGCTTCTGTTGTTCTTGGCACACCGGTTGGTTTGTATGATGCAAAGATCGGGCACCTGAAATTCAGCACGCTGCTGATAGATGAAGCGGGGCAATGTATTGAGCCTTTGGCGTGGTGCATATTTCCGCTGGCAGAAAAGTACGTACTTGCCGGCGATCACCTGCAGTTGCCCCCTACCGTTTTAAGTGATGAGGCTGCGCAGCTTGGTTTAAACAAATCAATACTGGAGGCTGCGATTGGCGCAACAGCCAATGTTTACCTGCTCAATACGCAATACCGCATGCGGCAGGCAATTGCCGGTTTTTCAGGTAATTATTTTTACAATGGTTTGTTGTTAACAGCACCACACCTGGACAATATTGCAGAGCATATTTATTTCATTGATACAGCGGGTTCAGGCTTTAACGAGACCAGTGGTACTGATGGCGTAAGCCTGCAGAATGAAGGTGAGCTACAGGTAGTATTGAAATTAATTGACACAGAAAACCTGGCTGTGCATAATACCGTACTGATATCTCCGTATGCAGGGCAGGTGGCGCTGGCAAAAGAGCTGCTGCCCGCCGCAATGCGCATCAGTACTATAGATAGCTTCCAGGGGCAGGAGAAGGAGATCATAATACTGTCGCTCGTGCGCAGTAACGATGATGGTGCTATTGGTTTTTTAAAAGACTACCGGCGAATGAATGTTGCCATAACGAGGGCAAAGGAAAAACTATATGTAATCGGCGATAGTGCAACGATAGGTGGAGATGCTTTTTACAACTCCTTTTTATCTTATGTTGAGCAACATGGCACATACAGAACGGTATGGGAGTTTGAGGTATAG